Genomic DNA from Dehalogenimonas lykanthroporepellens BL-DC-9:
CCCTTGACGATGGATTCGTACGCCTTGGCACGACCAGTCACATCGTCACTCTTGATGGTCAGCATTTCCTGAAGATTATAGGCGGCACCATAGGCTTCCAGTGTCCATACTTCCATCTCTCCGAACCGCTGACCGCCAAACTGGGCCTTACCGCCCAGCGGTTGCTGGCTGATGAGAGAGTAAGGGCCGGTCGACCGGGCGTGAACCTTGTCCTCTACCAGATGGATAAGCTTCAGTATATACATGTTGCCGACGGTCACCGGCTGATCAAAGTAATCGCCCGTCTTGCCGTCACGCAGTTTCGCCTTGCCGTCTATCGGCAGAGGAACATTAAGTTCTCTAGCCAGCTGAAAAGCCTTTTCGAACAGTTCACCCATCGGTATTTTTGCGGCGCCGTCTACACCCTGGTCTTCCAGCCATATACGCAGGCAGACTTCCCGGGCAAACCCCACCGTCCGGTCATCGAAAACCTTGTCGCCGTCATAACCCCGGTCATTGACCCACGCCTTTGCGGCGGCAATAATTTCTTCGGTATTGCGGGATTCATAGTCCAGCCTGATAAGCCCGGCCATCTGGGCTATTGCCGCCCGAGCCAGGTCGTCTTCGATATCGACATCGGTGGCACCATCGAAGACCGGTGTTTTGACCCTAAAACCCATTAAATGTCCGGCCCAGCCCAGGTGTAACTCCAGAATCTGCCCCAGATTCATACGGGAAGGCACACCGATGGGATTGAGAATCACGTCAACCGGTGTTCCGTCGGGCAGATACGGCATATCTTCCGAAGGAGCGATGATGGACACGATACCCTTATTGCCGTGTCGTCCGGCGAGCTTGTCACCCACCGAAATCTTGCGCTTCTGGGCGACCCAGACCTGTACCCATTTATTGACACGGGCCGGCAGGTCGTCCCCCTCTTCCCGCGAGAAAATCTTCACATTGATAACCTTGCCCCATTCACCGTGAGGCATGCGCAGTGAAGTATCCTTGACTTCCCGAGCCTTCTCGCCGAAGATAGCCCGTAACAGCTTTTCTTCGGCCGACAGTTCGGTTTCACCCTTGGGGGTAATTTTACCAACCAAGATGTCATCGGGGCCGACCTCGGCGCCGACGCGGATGATCCCGTCCTCGTCCAGTTCCCGCAGAGATTCCTCCCCGACATTGGGGATATCCCGGGTGATTTCCTCGATGCCCAGCTTGGTGTCCCGGGCTTCGAGTTCGTAGCGGGTTATATGTAATGAGGTCAGCCGGTCATCCTTGACCAGCCGTTCGTTCAGAATAATGGCATCTTCGTAGTTGTAACCATGCCAGCTCATGAAGGCGCAGACCAGGTTCTGACCCAGGGCCAGCTCTCCATTTTCGGTGGCTGAAGAGTCACCCAGCACCTGCCCTATCTTCACCTGCTCGCCACGTTTTACCACCGGTCTTTGATTGATACAGGTACCCTGATTGGTCCGCATGAACTTGACCAGCTTATAGACGTCTTCCTCGCCTCCGGCGGTTTCAACTACAATCCGCTCGCTGGTAACCGACGACACTTTGCCGTCCCTGCGGGCGAAAATAACGTGGGAACTGTAACGAACCGCCTCTTTCTCCATGCCGGTGGCTACCAGTGGGGCTTGAGGCCTAAGCAAGGGTACAGCCTGCCTCTGCATATTGGCACCCATCAAAGCCCGGTTGGCATCATCATGCTCCAGGAACGGAATCAGAGACGCCGCCACGCTGAAAATCTGCTTGGGTGAGATATCCATGTACTCGATCTTGGTCGGCGGCTCGTAGAGATAGCTTTCGCCGAAGCGAGATTCAATCCGTTCATCCAAGAATCGGCCGCGATCATCCAGTTTGGCGTGAGCCTGAGCTATGACGTGCTTGTCTTCTTCATCGGCGGCCAGATAGTATATTTCGTCGGAAACAAAAGGTTCAATTTTTATGGACGTCTCCGGCAACTTGGCAATGGACTTGAAAGTCTTGTCATCCACCACCGATCCGGCGGACAACAGTGGCTTGCCGGCGCTGTCAACGATATCCTCAATCACAACCTGCCCGACCAGCCGGAGGTCATGATTAGCCAGTTCGTGGTATACCTTGCGATAAGGCGTTTCTATAAAGCCATACCGATTGACCCGGCCGTAGGCGGCCAGAGAACCGATCAGACCGATATTGGGGCCTTCCGGCGTTTCAATGGGACATATCCGTCCGTAATGAGAAAAATGCACGTCACGAACATCGAAACCGGCCCGGTCACGTGACAGACCGCCAGGACCCATAGCCGACAGACGCCGCTTGTGAGTCAACTCGGCCAGAGGATTGGTCTGATCCATGAATTGAGACAACTGCGAGCCGCCGAAGAACTCTCGCACCGCCGCCACCACCGGTCGGATATTGACCAGTCCAGAGGGTGTCACCTGATCCAGAGGCACGATGCTCATTCTTTCACGGGCCACTCTTTCAAGCCTTACCAGTCCGATGCGGAACTGATTCTGAATAAGCTCCCCCACCGTACGGATACGGCGGTTGCCGAGATGGTCGATGTCGTCACCGTGCTCCCGACCGTTGTTGACGCGGATGAGGCGTTTGATAATGGCGATGATATCTTCCCGGGTCAATGCACGGTTCTCACCGCCAACATTATCATCCAGTCCCAGGCGCCGATTGACCTTGTAACGCCCGACCTCACCCAGGTCATAATGGTCAGGGCTGAAAAACATATCGTTGACCAGACGAGAAGCATTATCGACGTTCGCCGGGTCACCTGGCCGCAATCGCCCATAAAGGTCAATCAAAGCCCCAGCGGTGTCCCGAATCAACGGGTCCTTGTCGATAGATGACTGAATGTACATATGATCAGTAGAGTCATCTACATCGGCGAAAAGGTTCAGCAGTTCGTTGTCGTCGCTGTAACCGATAGCCCTGAGAAAAGTGGTAACCGGAATCTTACGTCGGCCATCAATCTTGACGGAAATGACGTCA
This window encodes:
- a CDS encoding DNA-directed RNA polymerase, beta subunit (KEGG: det:DET0603 DNA-directed RNA polymerase subunit beta~TIGRFAM: DNA-directed RNA polymerase, beta subunit~PFAM: RNA polymerase Rpb2 domain 6; RNA polymerase Rpb2 domain 3; RNA polymerase beta subunit; RNA polymerase Rpb2 domain 2; DNA-directed RNA polymerase, beta subunit, external 1 domain; RNA polymerase Rpb2 domain 7) — translated: MVSTLPVAGASSSAVTRKSYSRIPEVVNIPNLIDIQLASFRWLMEDGLKALVEEITPVRDFNGNRMELEFMGYEFREPRMSEEECQHRDKDYSIPLYIKARLVIKATGEIKEPFELFFGDLPLMTANGTFITSGTERVVVSQLLRSPGVYFKAQDDTATGRPLCQANLIPSRGAWLEFETSNRDVISVKIDGRRKIPVTTFLRAIGYSDDNELLNLFADVDDSTDHMYIQSSIDKDPLIRDTAGALIDLYGRLRPGDPANVDNASRLVNDMFFSPDHYDLGEVGRYKVNRRLGLDDNVGGENRALTREDIIAIIKRLIRVNNGREHGDDIDHLGNRRIRTVGELIQNQFRIGLVRLERVARERMSIVPLDQVTPSGLVNIRPVVAAVREFFGGSQLSQFMDQTNPLAELTHKRRLSAMGPGGLSRDRAGFDVRDVHFSHYGRICPIETPEGPNIGLIGSLAAYGRVNRYGFIETPYRKVYHELANHDLRLVGQVVIEDIVDSAGKPLLSAGSVVDDKTFKSIAKLPETSIKIEPFVSDEIYYLAADEEDKHVIAQAHAKLDDRGRFLDERIESRFGESYLYEPPTKIEYMDISPKQIFSVAASLIPFLEHDDANRALMGANMQRQAVPLLRPQAPLVATGMEKEAVRYSSHVIFARRDGKVSSVTSERIVVETAGGEEDVYKLVKFMRTNQGTCINQRPVVKRGEQVKIGQVLGDSSATENGELALGQNLVCAFMSWHGYNYEDAIILNERLVKDDRLTSLHITRYELEARDTKLGIEEITRDIPNVGEESLRELDEDGIIRVGAEVGPDDILVGKITPKGETELSAEEKLLRAIFGEKAREVKDTSLRMPHGEWGKVINVKIFSREEGDDLPARVNKWVQVWVAQKRKISVGDKLAGRHGNKGIVSIIAPSEDMPYLPDGTPVDVILNPIGVPSRMNLGQILELHLGWAGHLMGFRVKTPVFDGATDVDIEDDLARAAIAQMAGLIRLDYESRNTEEIIAAAKAWVNDRGYDGDKVFDDRTVGFAREVCLRIWLEDQGVDGAAKIPMGELFEKAFQLARELNVPLPIDGKAKLRDGKTGDYFDQPVTVGNMYILKLIHLVEDKVHARSTGPYSLISQQPLGGKAQFGGQRFGEMEVWTLEAYGAAYNLQEMLTIKSDDVTGRAKAYESIVKGEDVSQPGVPESFKVLVKELQSLGLAVEVINEEERLLPAEHLNEPQAEQEVSELALAGEMAVNLLGKEPEETEEEEEENE